In Puntigrus tetrazona isolate hp1 chromosome 23, ASM1883169v1, whole genome shotgun sequence, the DNA window AGAATGATCTGACATTAGCGTAACAGTGTGGTCAGCATGATTTTTTTGACTCTCCAGGGTTGCATTTagctgaaaatgtcaaaataaagtattactgtgaaatatttttacaatttaaaaagagaattttacaatttaaattaaaagaaaagagtACTATTCCAAAATTTTGGtctaataagaataataagtAGTGTAAATAGCAGATCAGTATGTTGGCAAGCCAACCAAAATATctgcatgaaaatgttaaatctgAAATATCAGCATAATACTGCAGACCTCAGTGctacgtgatccttcagaaatcatgcaaATATGCTGCTTTAATGTGTACAAATTTCTGTTTTACAGAAATTCCATCTCTATATCTgtcaaataatacaatataataccATTATCGGgatcatgtcattttaattgatAAACATGTCctcatgtgtttatatttatatatatatatatatatatatatatatatatatatatatatatatatatatatatatatatttttttttttttttatgttatatttgattttgttttaatttatttatttttaatggtattaaaaatagtgcatatttttaaaatttgtattttttttttccaattgcatgtattttattttgtttcattttatttatttatttatttttgtgatatttatttgcACACTCTTTTCAATACAGTGGTGACACGATGATGCCTTGGTACTAATGCAAATGTGCTTGAACGAACAAAGTTGATCAgagatgttgttgttttctgaATAAGGATACTGTTTTAACtataatttttgtgtttgttagcAGTCAAAACACATCCCTCATTCCTTAAAATGATCCATGGAAGTTTGTTCTCTCTCAGACTCTTTTGTATTCCTCTCTGAGTCTTTGGAGCCCAgcctaaagagaaaaaaaggagaTTAATGTGCTGGTCCTTTCTTCACAATGCTCTGCGGAAGCCGCCCCTCTGGGTGAGCAAACCTCATGCCCTTTCTGTTGCCTGGAACCATGGGTAATTGAGTGACCCGTCCTTCTATTGCCGTATCCCAGGCAAACAGCAGTAATTACCTCTTTCTTTTCTACGATCCGGCCTAAATGGCCTTTCATAGTTTCTGTTACcatgaaatcatttgttttttgtcctCAAATCATTTGCTACTTCCTAGCACACTTATTCAATTAAAAGACTCCCTTTGTCTGAGTTCCCTCAGCGTCCTGGGAAAGTGTGCGTGACTTGAGAATGGATGCCCTTGTATTTGTGTGACTGGagctcagtgtttgtgtgtgtgtgtttgtcccaGACTCCTCTTGAGAGTGGCCGTTGTGATTTTGTAAGCTGAAGTACTTGAATGAAAAGCAGAATAGATAAGCATTTTGCCTCAAGTTTTTGTTATCTGTATAATACAACCGCTTTTTTGTACGAGCAGCTGCTTCggtataaaaatacacatctaTACTTCCGTTTGCTCTTTGGTCCCGCTTGTCATGCTTGATAGTGCCGCACTTACTGTCATGCAGCTGCTCTCGCCACTCAAGGTCACATTAAAGTGACTCAGAGACGGAGGAAATTAATCCTCCCCTCCGGTAAACCTGCTGATTTATTGAAGAAAGTCCTGTGCGGGTTTAAACTTCCCATCCATTAAATATTAGAAGCCTAGCAATATGTTTTCATATGTTAACAGGCCGTTTTTCTACGTCGCTGGAGTTTCGAGTGGCATGCATGTGGCAGCCCGACGCATCCCAGCAACCTTTGTTCAATACACAGAACATgatgaaatgcaaatatttccaAATCAACCTTGGGGAGTATTTTCAACTTTGGTATAATTTGCCTTATGACATATCCTGAAAGCATGGCTGTTGTCATCATGCATGAAATAACAATGAGTAACACTTTCtgacagcattttctttttgccgcttttttattgattaaaggGATAGCTTTACCAGTTAAATTACCACTACGTTTTCTGTTCAATTTCCTtcaaccgtaaaaaaaaaaaacaacacaacgcAATACATAATTCTAAATATGGTTCAAcatggcaatttttttattagactatatttttaaagagcTTTCTGTGTGcgcttgatccttcagaaatcagttgAATATCTTGATTTCAAATATGCCGATCAAcagacatttcttattattatcagtgttgaaaacagttgtgccgcttaatttttttgtggaaactgtgaaacGTTTTAATTTCTCTGGATAAAAACCGTACTGAACATCCGTCCGCGTGTATAAAAACATTCATGCATACGATCCCATTCTGATATAAGGTCATCTAACGGCATTCTCGAACCTCTCATCTATTTGATCTGTTTGAATAGATTGTTTATATTGATAGAGCGGTGCTATGGAGTGACAGGGGCGAGCAGTGTGTTTGCATGACCCCGCCTATCGCGTGAAGCTCGCTGCAGCGCTTGCTTACAAAGAGACTTACTCATAAGAAAAAATGCAGTGGGTGATCTGAGCCACCATGAcccattaaaacaacaacagagaaAGCTACTCGACAGCCCTATCAGGTTCCTCCACCTATAAACTAACCCAGGTCAATCGCGTAAAAGCGGTAAAAGTAATAGTTACAGACTATCTCCTGCAATCAACTCCTAAAATGTGCACGGAAACAGCAGTaacgtttttattttgcacGTCTCGTATCCAGAGATGAGATTGAAGTGTTCCGATAAGaactttattgttttataatagacGATTTTTAGCGATTTAGTACGTGAATGTTTTTAAGCGGCGCTCTCCTCCCATGCTGTAATGTCATTTCCATTCAGTTGTTTTCTTCAACTGCCTCTAGAGATAAAGAGCGTCTCTGGAGCACGTAATCAGGACATACGATCAGTCACCTGCTTGTTCCTTCCCCTATTGCTCTCCAGTGAACTCTAGGATTCTCAGCCTGCCATCATTCATGTTGTGGAGAACTCGGGCGGAACATCCAGAACGGAGAGTGAAAAATGTACGCGTACGTCAAGGGAAGCACTCGGTGAATTGACAAAACATGCACTGAGAGAGTTTATGGCACGTAATTCCTCCATGCTCTGCGCTTCAGATAAGCATGACTAAAATAGCCGTTGCACGGGTTAATTTGGCGTTGGGATGAATTTGCATCAGGAGATAGCGTTCGGATGCACAGTTTCTGTGGAAATCATTTGCGGTTTTCAGAAATCGCTCTGCACTGTGTTCGCCTACCTGCATGGGAGCACTTCATTTTGACCACACACCCACAGATCATTCCCAGAAAGGCCCAATATTCCAGATAAGCTCTTTCTCAAGAATGGTTTTGGGGCTGTTATAAGACCCACGGTGTGCTTATTGTTCACGGCTTTCACAGGAAACTGGTTAAATCTCAAGGCTACGATGCTGGATGGGGCTCACGGTAGTTATATCATGTGACTGCATATACAATGCATTACAACCAGTGCTATTATTGCtaacagaaatgtatatttcagatggacaaaaatttgaaatgtttccTTGGCAAGTGACTGAAAATAAGTTCACGTACTGAAATGGCTGAAGtgattgaattaaaaatacgaaatgacaaaagcagatagcaaaattgctaaaaattgaatttaaatgagaaaacagaaaaaaaaaactgaaaaagaagcattaagaatataataaatcaCACATCAGAATGactaaactttttatttacttattttttttagcaggcaAGATTTTTTATAGGTTTTTGTGACCTTCCTtactagttttatttataaactagTTCCTACCCTAAAAAGGCAACGTGTTAGCATTCATATATACATCTTTGAGCTCAAATGATTACACAGAAATGCTCTGAAATTCCTTGAGGAATTGTGGGTCAACTTTGATATAGTTATCTAAGGACGTTGTTCACATGGGATGCATGGCATCAGCAGCTGCGTGGGACAGGGACAGGAAATGAACTGACCCTCTCCTTGGGAGTTCAGTGCCCCTGTGGCTTCCAGCCTCTCTCAACAATCATCACACAAACAGCACATCAACATGCTGCCGAGCGGGCTGTTTTTCCACAATGATTTATAGTTCAGACATTCATTTGTTAAGTTAGCGTGCTGTATTTGATTGTGACCCTGTTTCCCATATGTGATTCGTCAAGAGTGATTTATTCATCCACTCTTAGGAGTGAATGAAATGCGTGTCTGAGTCCGAAGGTTTTATTCAGTCTTATTAATGGATTATGCGAAGCCGTCTTCTGTGACCGGAGTGGACGTGATTCATTACACGTTAGTAAAACCCTTTTCTGTAACAGCCTCAGAGTTGTTTGCGTTCTAGAGCAGTGATTCGAGACCACACATCTCCATATGGAAGAAAGATCCAGCGGAAACGATCAGCCTCCACAGAAAACTCCACCCTCACACTCCCACTTTCTACGCCCACATGCTATGACAGCTAGACATGCCCACGTGTAACTCCCTGTGCAGTGGAAACAGCAGTGTTGCCAGGTCTTTCTAGAATAACAATCGATTGGCCCTGTACAGAACTTTAATCCTTTAAGAATCGACcttataaaaagtaatacatttcttaatataattGTTCTGATTTATTCTATAAACTGCAAAATTCACACAGATTTATGTTTATAATCCCACAAAAAAGTCAAACTCTAAAAATAGGGCAACATTAAAGAGTAATTTTAAAGTCAGTTCATCTTTGGTTTAGTAGCGTCACCatccagctcagttcagtttcaCATCCAATGGTGTATGTGCACtcaaatatattgcaaaaaattAAGTGTCAAAAATTAACTAAGCAAGCCAAAGGTGACAGGTGAGAGTAACCCAAAATCCACtggtgacagaatggagaaaataaCCTAAAAGAAATGTGCCGATTGTAATAAATGGACATGGCAACAATGGATTTGAGCCTCCAAAACATGCAACAGAACATGAATATGACTTCATTGCTAGCTTATAgattataacaataacaatttgaatttaaatttgtacCATTTTGTTATTACAGGAAACGTGCTGCTTTTACGTCAAATAATTCAAtacatatgaactcaaaacgtGCTGTTTGTCACAAGCCATATAAGGTCGCACAAAACGGCGCCTTTAAGACAGTGGGCGGCGCCTATGGTGTGACGTCGACAGCCCTTATAAATAGTTTCTAGCTCGCAGCTTTCCGTGATGAAAGCGGCAAGTTGACCGGCAGAATATCACTACACGTgcgttttgtttaatttatcttCGTGAAATTTTTAAGACGGTACTCCGGGATTACTCGCAGCACTCGTCTGAGTCGCACTGGATATAAGAGGGCCCCTGTAAACACAGCCCAGCGAGACATTTAACCCGTAAGTagctttaaatgtgttaaagtcGCCCGTgttatattttcacacagatGAATATGTCGAAATGTTCAGTGCAATTCACAGTTTATGTGCAACTACTGTTATGGCCGTTCTTTGGACTGGAACGTAGCGCGAGGTGAGTCGCACCTGAGTCAGAAAGGGTTTGTCAATGGGTGTGTGTTGAAATAGATGTAGAAAACCTGTCCACATATCAGAAGGATCTTTATATTCCCTCTGCAATTTCGTACTTTACAAGCCGCCCTACGTCACTCCAAGGAACTGTTTACAAGACAGCAAGCAGTCGAGTACGATATGTCCTGTGTAGTAGTAACCTAGTTTATCATTGACCACAGCTTTATGGATTTATGCACGTCTTCTGTTATGGATTCAGCGCGAGTGGATGCTGCTTTTCTTTTACCTGTTCTTTAAGTCTACTTTCATGTGGAGCCTCGCCAGCAATGCACAGACGAAGTATCAATTATCATCGCATGCCAACGTTCATAACTAGCTGTAGGTCTAATCAGTGTGCCCACTGTATGATTCCGTTTTGTGTTTAGGTGTTCATCTTTCTTGTTTACAGTCTGTCACGTATGCCTGCTGATTTAGAGGGGACTGAAATCTCTTTAGTTAAGTGGGAGTGTCTAATGGGCGttaatattattgcatatattattatgtaattatatcaTTAGGAGAAAGAATTAACTAGGGTGAGGTACAGTGACGTATTAAAATAAgagagaaaatgtgtgtgtatacacacacttttaaaattgtgtatatatatatatatatatatatatatatatatatatatatatatatatatacacacacacacacacagtaatcataacgaaaaccaaaaacaatacCCATTTTTGTCTTAGGGCAACTAAAATTTAACTTTTATGATTCACCAACAAAATATACCAAATATACCGGAGCAAAAAGATGGCTTTGGCCCTTTTTTTGCtcttatttattgtttactttGGTCTTTCATGCACTGCGAGTAGACTTAAAACTAATTATGAATGTTTATATGCTATGACAATAGCTAAACTTCTAGTGCCAAATTGCTAGCAAGGTTGAACATGCTTGtgtgaattcatttatttcctgtCCAAGTTCTGTGGAGATTTATAGTGAAAACTTATTTTTGTGTTCTTACGTGGTGTTAGGTTTTGATGCATTATTTGCCCCACTGTGCTGTTTGGCATAGTAGATGCTTGTTCCTCTGAATAGTGGATCAGCACGTCGTCTTTGGCTGCTGTCCCAGGCCCCTCTGGTGACGTCCCACCTCACACCTCTTTCATGCCTTTATGGCAGGGCTTTAACCTCAGGATAAGAGCTGACTGATGTTGAAAATGCACAGGCACTCTCCCCAACGCAAACGCACAAAGAACCATTTATCCTTTAGCGTCGCATCTGCATGGAGGTCTTTACTGGGAGAATTGACGATTGTTAGTTTCTGCCTTTCACGGTTCTGACTGAGGCAAAGCAGAGGCCGAGCATGTGATAAGTTGCATAATGGAGCCTGCATGGGTATTTCATTGATTATATTCTGACTTGCGCCCAGGCATTCCAGCACATTTCTCACtgaatggttttgttttctagCACAGatgctttattgtgttttggTGTAATGTCTTAAGGAACTGATGTTGCATCACCGCAGTTTCATAGCTGAgctgtttgttatttttccCTGCACATATATAACAAtggaaaaactgcattaaaacacgTGTGGCTTTTGTAAGGCAACCCATTTCttcaaagaatttttttttttttatgtaataatgtaatatttttgtccttttttaatgggtaatatagattttatttggGGCATTCGTTGCTTTATAAAtagtgtaatgtaatttttttgatttgctgctctaaaacattttttttaaaaccagtttggaaatttttttgttgatgctTAATGTTTTAGTTGGtgatatttgtatatttaggctcataaaatgaaattcaaatatttttagatgtaattagaattttttttttttttttttaatttggtcttatatatatatatatttatatatatatatatatatatatatatatatatatatatatatatatatatatatatatatatatatatatatatatatatatatatatatatatatatatatatatatattcaagattttatttattaaatcatgtACATTATAAAGAGCAGAAGaattcaaactaaaacaaagctACCAGAAAATCAAGGCTGGACTTGCCAATTATAGTACAGAAAGTGCATAAACTCAAGTGTTTCATGTCTTATATCgttgaaatgtaaatcttttgtaacgtcATCCTGTCgcttttaatcaatttagtTTCATAAATCGTGCCCTGACCAAACTGGCCTATCTGTGATTTTtgtaatgatcctgaagacattgATGGGCATGCTCAGGTGTTTTTGatgatacattttttgacaAGATACTCAAAcaattttctcttcttttatgcagttttttttttttttccacattgctGTTGGAAAAGTGGAGCAAAAGGCCTGACTTGGTTACCCATTCCTGGATTATGAGTTCTGCAGGTTCAAGAAAGATGGAGAACCCCACAGGCCTGGACTAGTCCCCACTCTCTTTTACATTATGGCCTCAGCCCAGCCGTACTGGGATCAGCACCATGACCACGACACCATGGATAAGTGAGTGTGAGCTGCAGTCTTCAGCTCAGCTGGCTGCGTTACATATTGAGAGATCTACTTCTCCGATCACCAGACTTGACACCTTCCATTTTTGTCTGTTGTAGGCTGTTTTTCGGATTTGGTTCGGAGTCCATGGACCACAGCTTGAGAATGTATCAGCAAAACTCTGCAAACGTGGGCTTTGAAAGTAAGCGAGTGcttgattttaaatttttagcAACCATATCACAATCTGGTCACCCTCTGTTCTCGAAGCCTGCTGCGGATGTTTCTCAGGAAGCACAGAAGGTTATAGGAAGTTGTACGATTGTCACTTGCTCTGCTGATAAGTGAATCCTTTGATAAACGTGCCGTGTTGAGGCTAACGCTGTTTTAAGAGATGCACCcttagggaaaaaaaactaaatgaggtGTTATTGCGCTCAAAtcctcatttttaatttatttattttttcctctgtgTTTTACTTCACAGGAAAGACGCCTGGCTCCTGTTCGCCATGTCTGTCTCCCAAGACTCCCAATCCTACACAGCTGCTGTTTTCCTCTCAGTGCCACCCACCTGCGGGAGACCAGGTGGTTCCGTCCTTACAGAAACTGTCTGTTTATGAACACATACCCCCTTGTTCGCCCAGGAGAACAACCAAGCCCCTCCCACCCCTCCCGGACATAGGCGATTTATCCTCTGATGAAACCGAAGATGACGAGGTGGAGTTTTTCTCCAGCACCTCTGAGACCCAATATCTGGTGCCTAAAACCCCTTCCTTCCAGTACGGCTTGTCGGGGAGGCGCAGTTTTCCGGGAAACGGTCAGGTAAACTTTGCGTATCACGAAGGACATCAATGGGAGCACACAGTTACACATAACCAAGACGGACCCAAACGCCGGCTACACCGCTCATATTCTGGCCCCGCCGGATCCTTTAAAGCCGCCAACTTCAGACCGACTGGCCTTCATCATTCTTCCCACAGCCACCCGCAGGAGAAACCCGAAGTCCCGCCCCGCGTCCCAATCCGTTCTCGCTTCAGTGAAAGCGCGGACGACAGGCGGCTGTCAATCGATGACTGTGATGCAGACAAACCTCCTAAAGTGCCGCCAAGGGAGCCCATTCCTCAGGTCATACCGAGAGCCGTCAGTCCAAAAAGCCTCCCAATTTACATCAATGGGGTGATGCCTCCTACTCAGAGCTTTGCTCCTTATCCGGAGTATGTCAGTAAGGCTCAACACAAGCAGAGCTGCGAGGGCCCGCCGGCTCCCCGGAGCCCCTGTATTCTGCCCATCATGGAAGATGGAAAGAAAGTCAGCAGCACCCATTACTTCCTCCTCCCTCATCGGCCTGGCTACTTGGACAAATTTGAGAGGTTTTTCAAAGAATCCGACTCATAGTGATTTGAGTGGTTGgttgttttgcttgtttaaaGTTCGACTGAACTGATTCTTCAGTGTTACGCATTTACTGGTCTGTTTAAGAATTGGATAATTATGTATTTGGActtcacacaaagaaaaacaaaatgaattggTTTACCACTGCTGGAAACTAAAGGGCGGCTCTGAAAGTGCCCTTTGTTGGGAGGGATGCATGATTAATCAAAGTGAAACTGAAGTTGGGATTTTGACTTGAACAAAAGGTCTCACAGTCTCCCTGTGTTTCTCTGCCAAATTAAAGTCTATGGTAGATCTATGATCCGTGGTTAAAGAAGAAATGGAGGCATAAATGAAGCCATAAATATGTACGGTTCTGTAAAATAAGACTattagtaataaatacatttacattgtattacattacattgaACTATTACAATAGCAATGCTTATTTtgcttgtattattattattgtaataagcACATCAAacctggaaaaatattttaaattgcattttaaatcacaattggGTTGTTTCCTATGAATCGTGCCACCCTATTTATTGATGTCCATGTTCTTTGTTATACTATTTCCTTGCTGTATTATTGAATTAGTGTACAGTATCCTTGAATGAAGGAATAGGATTAACTGTTACACTGTTAACACTGTGTAACCAGAGTATAAGCTGGTAATATCTTTTTCTCTGTAACGTGGAATGGTAAAGTtgcatgtattgttttttatttgttttttcccctttaaatTGTACACCAACAGTACAAATTTATATGttgcttaaaaatgaaaagattagTATTAGCAATAGCACTGAATTCCTGGTAATCAAGAGCTGCCAACTGTTTTTATTAGTCGAGGGCTAGATATGATTTACACACGTGAGAAGAAGGATCAAAAAGACTCTGTACTAGTGTAGTGGCATAAATGGAAACATCAGGACACAGGGGTTAGTATTCCAACTAGTGTCCATTCAGAcggaattaaatacatttatcatttgATTTTAAGAGGATGATGCTTATAGTACAAACAGATTTACTTGTgctgaagctttttttttttttttttttttttgggtcacGTCTGTTACAAGGGTCAACATGCCACTGCCCTGCTGTTTGGTGTCAAAATGCAGGACACTG includes these proteins:
- the LOC122328708 gene encoding ERBB receptor feedback inhibitor 1, whose amino-acid sequence is MASAQPYWDQHHDHDTMDKLFFGFGSESMDHSLRMYQQNSANVGFERKTPGSCSPCLSPKTPNPTQLLFSSQCHPPAGDQVVPSLQKLSVYEHIPPCSPRRTTKPLPPLPDIGDLSSDETEDDEVEFFSSTSETQYLVPKTPSFQYGLSGRRSFPGNGQVNFAYHEGHQWEHTVTHNQDGPKRRLHRSYSGPAGSFKAANFRPTGLHHSSHSHPQEKPEVPPRVPIRSRFSESADDRRLSIDDCDADKPPKVPPREPIPQVIPRAVSPKSLPIYINGVMPPTQSFAPYPEYVSKAQHKQSCEGPPAPRSPCILPIMEDGKKVSSTHYFLLPHRPGYLDKFERFFKESDS